The Caldisericum exile AZM16c01 region TCGTAGATCATTCTTAGCGATTCGACATCAATATTGCCTACTTTTTTGTGACTTGGCTCCTTGAGATAAATAAACACATCGTTTATATAATCATATGCTCGGTCTATTTCGTTTTTTAACTGATATAGAAGCCCCCTAAGTTCATCGATTTCTTGCAGTTTTTTCTCAACTATTGTTTTGAATTCTATGAAATCTTTTAATTTGGCAAATTCCTCTTTTGTAGTGGATCCTTTAACGGGGAGTTCCTGCAATTTTTCTTTTGCAAAAAGCCTTTTACCTTTTTCAATTACTTTCCCCTCATCTACAAGTGATTGAACAATTGTATTGACTATTTCTTTTTCCTTTGTTTTTTTCTTGTATATTTCGCTTCTTGTAGTGCCTTTACTTCCGCTTTCTATAATAATCTTTAAAATTCCATCTTTGGTAAACACTTTCTCCTCCTAAATAATTTTTACCTTTAGCACATTTTCAAAATGCTTTTTCATATAAATTTCATCTTCTTCTGTTATTCCTTTTGTGCCTTTCCAAGGAATCAAAACCCTATAGCCTCTTAAAACTGCATCAGATGCCGTATAGTGCACGCAGATATTTGTAGCAACTCCAACAATGTAAAGTTCGTCAATATTCAGTTTTTTTAGTGTTTCTTCAAGTTCCGTTTTAAAAAATCCAGAATATGTTTTCTTTTTTATGATAATATCGCTTTCGTCTGGTTTAAGTTCATCGACCACTTCTGCTCCTTCTGTTCCTTCAACGCAGTGTGGTGGCCAAATTTCAAACTCTTTATCATACTTATCGTGAGAATCAGCAAGATATATTACTGGAAAATTCTCCTTTTTAAATTGTGTTTTTAATTGGTGAATATAAGGAATAATGTCTTTTGCTCCATTTATCCTTAATGTGCCCCAATCATATACAAAATCCTTAAGCATATCAACGATAATTAGCGCCTTCATTTTTCACCTCTCATTTTTTTAATTTCTTCAATTACTTCTTTTACATGGTTTGGAACTTTTACCTTTCTCATAGCCTTTCTTACAATGCCATTCTCATCGATTATGAAAGTTGAGCGTTCAATCCCCATGTACTTCTTTCCGTACATGCTCTTTTGTTTATAAACTCCATATTCTTCTGAAACCTTAAATCCTTCGTCTTCCAGAAGAATAAATGGCAAACTTTCTTTCTCTTTAAATTTTTTTATTATCTCCACCTTATCGCCACTTATACCAATTACTTCTGCACCTAATTTCTTAATCTCCTCATAGTGATCCCTAAAATCTTGTGCTTCCTTTGTGCATCCTGATGTGAGAGCCTTTGGATAAAAATAGAGTATTACAATTTTGCCTTTAAAATTGCTTAGCTTAATTAAGTTTCCTTCCGAATCCCTCAATTCAAAATCTGGGGCAGTTTTTCCCTCTTCAACCATTTTGACCTCCTTTATTAATATAATTATACTTTAAGATCGTTAAAAGCGATAATGTTCTTTAGAGACTTTGCATGTTTTATTGCGTTAATTATTGCTCTTTCTAAAACATTTTCAAAAAGAACTCCTAAAGTTAGCAAATCATCAAAATCAAATTCGTTTGTTGAAAGTGTAAATACCGTATCGCCATCAAAAATTGTATGTGATGGTCTTATCCTTCTTGCAATTGCATCATGTGAAATTATTGCAAGGCGTTTTAATTTTGCTTTTGTAAGTTTCACGTTTGTTGCTACAACGCCTATGGTTGTGTTTTTAAAAGGGACTTCATTTGTCTGAGTCTTTAAGATAAACTCTTCCGTATTTATAAATCCATTTTTACTATCATTCAGTGCTCCTGCAATGATTTTATTATCAAAGTCGTAGATATCTCCAAGCGCATTGACCACAACAAGTGCACCAACTACAATATCCCCAACTTTTATGCTATCAGTTCCTAATCCACCCTTCATCGCAAAATCCATACCTCTAATTTTCCCCACAGTTGCACCAACACCTGCACCAACATTTCCATTTGAGTTGAAGTTATCGGTTGAAGACTTTGCGGCAATATATCCTGCTTGAATATCTGGGTAAATAGGAGTGCCAACCGAAAGATCAAAGATAATTGCTCCACTTACAATTGGAACTTTCTTTACTCCTGTATCAAAACCGATATTTTTTTCTTCAAGATATCTTGAAACTCCACTTGCACCTTCAAGACCCATTGCGCTTCCACCACCGATATATATAGCATTAACATATTCAACCAAATTTTCTGGGTTTAAAAGGTCTGTTTCACGTGTGCCAGGGGCACCGCCCCGCACGTCAACGCTTGCAGATGCCCCTTTTTCTATGACTATTGCAGTTGCTCCTGTTAAGTTTTCAAAATCTTCGTAATTTCCAACGAGGATTCCTTTGACATCAGTGATACTTCCCATTAGAGCCTCCAGATAAACTTAATTATAGCGACAATTGTTCCTGCAAAGCCTTCTCCTCCCAAAAGTCCCGAGGAAATAAGAGTAAAGTTTTCGCTCTGTTTTGGGAAAAACTTATCGATTACAACTCTTAAGACACCACCAAGAAATGCAGTGAGAGAAATGATAAATGGAAGGTATACACCAATTCCAAGAATCATCGTTTGGATGTTGAAGAAGTAGAGAACGAAGCCTGCTATAAGTCCGAATATAAAACTTCTCGGATTTGACAGTCCTTGTATCATTTGAGATACTGCGTATGCCTGAGGTGCAACGAGGAACGTTCCAGGTCCCATTTTTCCATACGTTAAGTGTAAAATAAACAATCCTATTGTGCCAAATACTGCACCGACTATTGCACCAACAAGTTCTGAAATAATTTGTGCTCTTGGATTTGTGCCTATTATAGCACCTGCTTTGAAGTCTTGTAGATTATCCCCTGCTACTCCACTTGCAACGGCAACGATAGCAACCACGGCGAAAAGTGGAAGGTAGGAGAGTGTATCTCCTCCTATTGTAAGTTTTACAAATAAAAGAATTATAATCCCAAAAATTTCCATGGGCACAATACCTGTTGCTCCGTCAGTATATGCGGCCATTACCACTGAGACTGCTGCCCCAATTAGTGTTAACAAACTTGCAATAATTCCCAGTTTTAGAAATACGAATTCAATACCGAGAATAATCAGGAGCACCAACGAGATGATTTTGTAAGAGATGTTAAGTTTACTAAATGCATTTTTGAAAATAGTGGAAACTTTCGGTAGTATGTCTTTAACTAAAAGTGCAATACCACCGCCAATTATAAGACCGATTCCTAAATTGTTTTTAAATGTGATAGCCGCATTTACTCCACCTAAGGGCATGGAAAAGAAAACCGGGATAACAATATTTCCAATAATGCTTCCTATAAACCAAATGCCCATGTAGATAATTCCGATTATGTATCCAATTCCAAAGGCCATTGGAGACATGAACAACCCAATTCCGTAATTAGCAAGACCTTTTATCATAATTGCCTGCGGGATTTTCGAAAAACCATCTCTGAGGAAGGTAAAAATTGCTGAAATTCCAAGCGAGGTAAAGACAATTTTTGACTTTCTTCCACCCTCGTCGCCTGCAACAAGCGTTTGTGCTGTTGCGACTCCCACAGGATATGGAAGATTCGATTTTTCAATAAAAAATTCTCTAATGAGTGCAACCATAAAGACTCCGATTACCGCACCTATTAGAGATACAAGAAATACATAATGGAAACTTACTTTTGCCTGTTCACTAATTATCCAGATACCTGGAATCGTGAAAGCAATACCTCCTGCGACCATTGCACCTGCTGACATTCCCGTGTGTGCAACATTTATCTCCTTTAAGTTCGTGTTTTTAAAGGCCTTTAAAATGGCCATTGAGGAGATAGCAACAAAAATCGTAGGCCAGGGTAATGCACCAATTCGGAGTGCAATGTAGATAGAACTCATAGAAATTACGGCACTACCCAATGCTGCCAAAACAATAGTTCTGACTTTTAGTTCTTGCATTAAAACTTCCTCCGCTATTATTTTTTTTCACGCAAACCCGCCATATTATAACAAAAAAACGTTTAAATTCCT contains the following coding sequences:
- a CDS encoding OPT/YSL family transporter; translated protein: MQELKVRTIVLAALGSAVISMSSIYIALRIGALPWPTIFVAISSMAILKAFKNTNLKEINVAHTGMSAGAMVAGGIAFTIPGIWIISEQAKVSFHYVFLVSLIGAVIGVFMVALIREFFIEKSNLPYPVGVATAQTLVAGDEGGRKSKIVFTSLGISAIFTFLRDGFSKIPQAIMIKGLANYGIGLFMSPMAFGIGYIIGIIYMGIWFIGSIIGNIVIPVFFSMPLGGVNAAITFKNNLGIGLIIGGGIALLVKDILPKVSTIFKNAFSKLNISYKIISLVLLIILGIEFVFLKLGIIASLLTLIGAAVSVVMAAYTDGATGIVPMEIFGIIILLFVKLTIGGDTLSYLPLFAVVAIVAVASGVAGDNLQDFKAGAIIGTNPRAQIISELVGAIVGAVFGTIGLFILHLTYGKMGPGTFLVAPQAYAVSQMIQGLSNPRSFIFGLIAGFVLYFFNIQTMILGIGVYLPFIISLTAFLGGVLRVVIDKFFPKQSENFTLISSGLLGGEGFAGTIVAIIKFIWRL
- the bcp gene encoding thioredoxin-dependent thiol peroxidase — its product is MVEEGKTAPDFELRDSEGNLIKLSNFKGKIVILYFYPKALTSGCTKEAQDFRDHYEEIKKLGAEVIGISGDKVEIIKKFKEKESLPFILLEDEGFKVSEEYGVYKQKSMYGKKYMGIERSTFIIDENGIVRKAMRKVKVPNHVKEVIEEIKKMRGEK
- a CDS encoding P1 family peptidase, which encodes MGSITDVKGILVGNYEDFENLTGATAIVIEKGASASVDVRGGAPGTRETDLLNPENLVEYVNAIYIGGGSAMGLEGASGVSRYLEEKNIGFDTGVKKVPIVSGAIIFDLSVGTPIYPDIQAGYIAAKSSTDNFNSNGNVGAGVGATVGKIRGMDFAMKGGLGTDSIKVGDIVVGALVVVNALGDIYDFDNKIIAGALNDSKNGFINTEEFILKTQTNEVPFKNTTIGVVATNVKLTKAKLKRLAIISHDAIARRIRPSHTIFDGDTVFTLSTNEFDFDDLLTLGVLFENVLERAIINAIKHAKSLKNIIAFNDLKV
- a CDS encoding cysteine hydrolase family protein, whose product is MKALIIVDMLKDFVYDWGTLRINGAKDIIPYIHQLKTQFKKENFPVIYLADSHDKYDKEFEIWPPHCVEGTEGAEVVDELKPDESDIIIKKKTYSGFFKTELEETLKKLNIDELYIVGVATNICVHYTASDAVLRGYRVLIPWKGTKGITEEDEIYMKKHFENVLKVKII